One stretch of Prunus persica cultivar Lovell chromosome G1, Prunus_persica_NCBIv2, whole genome shotgun sequence DNA includes these proteins:
- the LOC18788268 gene encoding protein SIEVE ELEMENT OCCLUSION B produces the protein MLGIAQNAVSKVTSAVTNTAHHIEGELSLFTMSDNKILELIYATHVHEDDSFDVDSLFLVTENIIKRSTQIVDSIVQGTQVHVDTIDEKPPKASFSSPLCTLKSIGCEMSCKPPGEEISHKSTLAILNKVSNYSWESKAVLALAAFALEYGEFWLLAKIHQSDLLAKSVAILKRVPVLLKPADLQKRRQAVVELNVLIKTTLQVIECIFELEKLSTYDPKDVPALAIAMDHIPVDVYWSIITIVACATKITLLTSDEEKHYDLSQFAQKIHYILNKLKIQLLICKKQIEEAETYRKLRKLFQTPAEVMEVFKALIFTKDTVQPIIDGSTNKTVNIDVLRRKYVLLFISTLDISDDDISILKPVYEGTKKEDKYKIVWIPIVEHWTDELRKKFELLRAKMPWYTVQYFAPVAGIRFIKEEWHFKGKPAVVVMNPQGKVENTNALHLIRIHGMKAFPFHKGIEDKITNDREWITPIVNDIHPSIQTWIKEEKFIFFYGGKDNDWIQQFTKKATIIANDPSIKDLKINIELFCVGKSPKGGEDLGVLGRFWNGIESLFFTNVNKQTDTVTKEIQKLLSYKNESGWAVLSKGSTVVVSGHGFTILKVLDDFDTWKTFIKEKGFELAFKAHYEKVIQTMKHCSRLDIPTVAGKVPETMKCPECPRTMETYVSYKCCHTDGPINAHH, from the exons ATGCTAGGCATAGCACAAAATGCGGTGAGCAAGGTGACCTCAGCAGTCACCAACACTGCTCACCACATTGAGGGTGAGCTGAGTCTCTTTACCATGTCTGACAACAAAATTTTGGAGCTCATTTATGCAACCCATGTTCATGAGGATGACTCGTTCGACGTTGACTCTCTTTTCTTGGTCACTGAAAACATCATCAAGCGTTCAACTCAGATCGTTGATAGCATTGTGCAG GGCACCCAAGTTCACGTTGACACCATAGATGAGAAGCCCCCCAAAGCCAGCTTCAGCTCCCCATTGTGCACTCTTAAGTCCATTGGCTGCGAG ATGTCATGCAAGCCTCCAGGTGAAGAGATTTCCCACAAATCAACACTAGCAATACTTAACAAGGTTTCAAACTATTCATGGGAATCCAAGGCAGTGCTGGCCCTTGCAGCCTTTGCTTTGGAATATGGAGAGTTCTGGCTGCTTGCCAAGATTCATCAATCTGACCTCCTTGCCAAGTCTGTGGCAATCCTTAAGAGAGTGCCGGTGCTTCTGAAGCCTGCGGATCTCCAGAAGCGCAGGCAAGCGGTTGTGGAGCTCAACGTTCTGATCAAGACCACATTGCAAGTGATTGAGTGTATCTTTGAGCTGGAGAAGCTTTCTACTTATGATCCAAAGGATGTGCCAGCACTGGCAATTGCAATGGATCATATCCCTGTGGATGTCTATTGGTCTATCATAACTATTGTAGCTTGTGCCACTAAGATCACCCTTCTCACTAGTGATGA GGAGAAACACTATGACCTGTCCCAATTTGCTCAAAAAATCCACTACATCCTTAACAAGCTTAAGATACAATTGTTGATCTgcaaaaaacaaattg AGGAGGCAGAGACCTATCGAAAGTTGAGGAAACTTTTTCAGACCCCTGCCGAAGTTATGGAGGTTTTCAAGGCCCTGATTTTCACCAAGGATACTGTGCAGCCAATCATTGATGGTTCTACTAACAAAACG GTTAACATTGATGTGCTGAGGAGGAAGTATGTGCTGTTGTTCATCTCCACCCTGGACATTTCTGATGATGACATTTCGATACTCAAACCGGTTTATGAGGgaacaaagaaagaggatAAGTATAAGATTGTGTGGATCCCCATTGTGGAGCATTGGACTGATGAGCTACGAAAGAAGTTCGAGCTCTTGCGGGCCAAGATGCCGTGGTACACGGTGCAGTATTTTGCACCTGTAGCCGGCATCAGGTTCATCAAGGAGGAGTGGCACTTCAAGGGTAAGCCTGCAGTGGTGGTGATGAACCCACAGGGCAAGGTGGAAAACACCAATGCCCTCCACTTGATTCGGATTCATGGAATGAAGGCCTTTCCTTTCCACAAAGGGATAGAAGATAAAATCACAAATGACAGAGAATGGATCACCCCCATTGTGAATGATATTCACCCAAGCATACAGACCTgg ATCAAAGAGGAGAAGTTCATTTTCTTCTATGGAGGCAAAGACAATGACTGGATCCAGCAGTTCACAAAGAAAGCAACCATCATTGCAAATGATCCCTCCATAAAGGACTTAAAGATCAACATTGAGCTGTTCTGTGTTGGGAAGAGCCCCAAAGGAGGGGAAGACCTTGGCGTTCTTGGGCGCTTTTGGAACGGCATAGAGAGCTTGTTCTTCACCAATGTCAACAAGCAAACTGACACTGTGACCAAAGAAATCCAAAAGCTGCTTTCCTACAAAAACGAGAGTGGATGGGCCGTGCTTAGCAAAGGGTCTACCGTGGTGGTGAGCGGTCATGGCTTCACAATCTTGAAAGTGCTTGATGACTTCGACACATGGAAGACCTTCATAAAGGAAAAGGGATTTGAACTTGCGTTCAAAGCACACTATGAGAAGGTTATTCAGACAATGAAGCACTGCAGCCGCCTGGATATCCCAACTGTTGCTGGGAAGGTGCCTGAGACCATGAAATGCCCCGAGTGTCCTCGCACCATGGAGACATATGTGAGCTACAAGTGTTGCCACACTGATGGTCCCATTAACGCACATCACTAA
- the LOC18793321 gene encoding protein SIEVE ELEMENT OCCLUSION B: MNSIQLNEYSHYGFTLTEPEEILEIICENHAPENHPKFDVRSLFFITENIIKHSTHTSIVSKSDEIKPQNFDNFISPLCALKSIGCEMSCKAVRENSAQTTTLGIFGKLTKYSWEAKAVLALAAFAMEYGNSWLLSQLYPQSDQLTTALAILNRVPLLLNSTANFKKQQETVVELNKTINATLQVIKCILKLDELSAHIDPNHASLKSAKKDVPINTYWSILTIVSCATEVFYLTRDEEKPQAVSILSHFVTKRINDILAKLKRQLTICQKEIDEPKIYRKLLKHVAHAHGKITHVFNTLILFKDNAYAKPATLSVGYTNKEVFDIDVLDGKYITFYISTLDNVSHKDILSLKEVYEGTENNKCKIVWIPIVEDWTEYGREEQFMEWRSKMPWYAVQYLSPATIKYIKEEWYFENKPLSVLMNPHGDVENLNALNWIRIHGINFFAFRNINVKTWIAPVVQELMTPALDTWMKEGEYIFFYGGTDDYSMERFRMKANCAKVSILEELKIHVKLFCVGKLEKGRSFSDESNAGGFWSSIQSLLSTLSDYKLHEEHTALRKQVHKLLSYKNDESGWCVLSKGSSVVTSGHGWAISKVLDEFDQWKQQISHERSFGTCFQVYHEKVLAQTTTAGAHSAGCSFGNARNMECCPVCKTPIEATLVSYKCCRMCNLTPY, from the exons ATGAACAGCATCCAGCTAAATGAGTACAGCCATTACGGGTTTACCTTAACCGAGCCAGAAGAAATCTTGGAGATCATTTGTGAAAACCATGCTCCTGAAAACCATCCCAAGTTTGATGTCCGTTCTCTTTTCTTCATCACTGAAAACATCATCAAGCATTCGACACATACCTCAATCGTATCGAAAAGTGATGAGATCAAGCCCCAAAACTTCGATAACTTCATCTCCCCACTGTGCGCTCTCAAGTCCATTGGATGCGAG ATGTCATGTAAGGCTGTACGTGAAAATAGTGCCCAAACCACAACCCTAGGAATATTTGGAAAGCTAACCAAGTATTCATGGGAAGCGAAAGCAGTGCTGGCCCTAGCAGCCTTTGCTATGGAATATGGAAATTCCTGGCTCCTTTCCCAGCTTTACCCCCAATCTGACCAGCTTACCACTGCACTCGCAATCCTTAATCGCGTTCCACTCCTTCTCAATTCCACCGCAAATTTTAAGAAACAGCAGGAAACAGTTGTTGAACTCAACAAAACAATCAATGCGACGCTGCAAGTGATTAAGTGCATCCTTAAGCTAGACGAACTTTCTGCACATATTGATCCAAACCATGCATCATTGAAGAGTGCAAAAAAGGATGTCCcaataaatacatattggtCAATCTTAACCATCGTATCTTGCGCCACGGAGGTCTTCTATCTTACTAGAGATGA AGAGAAGCCACAAGCTGTTTCAATTCTATCCCACTTTGTTACTAAAAGAATCAACGACATCCTAGCCAAGCTTAAGAGGCAGCTTACAATCTGTCAAAAAGAAATAG ATGAGCCAAAGATCTATAGGAAGCTCCTGAAACATGTAGCCCATGCCCATGGTAAAATTACGCATGTCTTCAATACTCTGATTCTTTTCAAGGATAATGCTTATGCGAAGCCAGCAACCCTTAGTGTCGGTTACACCAACAAGGAG GTTTTTGACATCGACGTGCTGGACGGAAAGTACATAACATTTTACATTTCGACACTAGACAATGTTTCTCATAAAGATATTTTAAGTCTTAAAGAAGTTTACGAGGGAACTGAAAACAACAAGTGTAAGATTGTGTGGATTCCTATTGTGGAGGACTGGACTGAATATGGAAGAGAGGAGCAGTTTATGGAATGGAGGTCTAAGATGCCGTGGTACGCAGTGCAGTATTTATCACCTGCAACCATCAAGTACATCAAGGAGGAGTGGTACTTTGAGAATAAACCTTTGTCGGTGCTGATGAACCCACATGGAGATGTTGAAAATCTGAATGCACTCAACTGGATTCGGATACATGGAATCAATTTCTTTGCTTTCCGAAATATTAATGTCAAGACATGGATTGCACCCGTAGTGCAAGAACTTATGACCCCGGCATTAGATACCTGG ATGAAAGAGGGAgaatacattttcttctatgGAGGCACAGATGACTACTCGATGGAGCGGTTCAGAATGAAAGCAAACTGCGCAAAGGTTTCCATCCTGGAGGAATTAAAAATCCATGTCAAGTTATTTTGTGTGGGGAAActggaaaaaggaagaagcttCTCAGATGAGTCAAATGCTGGGGGGTTCTGGTCAAGCATACAAAGCTTGTTGTCTACCTTATCTGATTATAAGCTGCATGAGGAGCACACGGCCTTGAGAAAACAAGTCCACAAGCTACTTTCCTACAAAAACGATGAAAGTGGATGGTGTGTGCTTAGCAAAGGGTCTAGTGTCGTCACCAGTGGTCATGGCTGGGCAATTTCTAAGGTCTTGGATGAATTTGACCAGTGGAAGCAACAGATTTCACATGAAAGGAGCTTCGGAACGTGTTTCCAAGTTTACCACGAGAAGGTTTTAGCTCAGACTACAACTGCTGGTGCCCACTCTGCCGGCTGCAGCTTTGGCAATGCTAGAAACATGGAGTGTTGCCCAGTCTGTAAGACTCCCATCGAGGCAACATTGGTCAGCTATAAGTGCTGTCGCATGTGCAATCTCACTCCCTACTAA